A single window of Methylacidimicrobium sp. AP8 DNA harbors:
- a CDS encoding thioredoxin domain-containing protein, with protein MVVYGFRNGFARNVLERSHTVPVLVNFWAPWCGPCRILGPVLERLAARARGRWELVKVNTEEAPEIARQYEVYSIPDVRLFIGGEPVDGFVGALPEGEIERWLEKAIPVPRSARYRRAVAAFGEGDCRQAAELLAQERAAGVTDPEASLLYARAAVCSDPKGALEVLGPEEAARDPSVVEAIRELAGAFLSPAPPAEGAGGRLSRYYEGLEALRGGRLAEAMETWLGILEEERNFREGELARIYRDLFLILGWRHPLADRFSRRFSAAIHP; from the coding sequence ATGGTTGTCTATGGTTTTAGGAACGGCTTTGCACGAAACGTCTTGGAGAGGAGCCACACGGTGCCGGTGCTGGTTAATTTCTGGGCGCCTTGGTGCGGCCCCTGCCGAATTCTTGGGCCGGTGCTCGAGCGGCTGGCAGCGCGGGCTCGGGGGCGCTGGGAGCTCGTGAAGGTCAACACCGAGGAAGCGCCGGAGATCGCCCGCCAGTACGAGGTCTACAGCATCCCGGATGTCCGCCTTTTCATCGGAGGGGAGCCGGTCGACGGGTTTGTCGGCGCGCTTCCGGAAGGAGAGATCGAGCGCTGGCTGGAAAAAGCGATCCCGGTCCCGCGCTCGGCTCGCTACCGGAGGGCGGTGGCCGCCTTCGGCGAGGGAGACTGCCGACAGGCGGCGGAACTGCTCGCGCAGGAGCGGGCGGCGGGGGTCACGGACCCCGAGGCCTCCCTCCTCTATGCGCGGGCTGCGGTCTGTTCCGATCCGAAGGGCGCCTTGGAGGTTCTCGGCCCGGAGGAGGCTGCGCGGGATCCCTCCGTCGTGGAAGCGATTCGCGAGCTGGCGGGAGCGTTCCTCTCCCCGGCTCCGCCGGCGGAGGGGGCGGGCGGGCGTCTGTCTCGGTACTACGAGGGTCTGGAGGCCCTCCGCGGGGGGCGGTTGGCGGAAGCCATGGAGACCTGGCTCGGTATCCTGGAAGAGGAGAGGAACTTCCGCGAGGGAGAATTGGCGCGGATCTACCGCGACCTCTTCCTGATCCTGGGATGGCGTCATCCCCTGGCCGACCGATTCAGCCGTCGCTTTTCGGCGGCGATCCATCCGTAG
- a CDS encoding DUF2165 domain-containing protein: MSSSLLVLRASRTILTLLVGAYFLLAGIDNMLDPSANWPYLVHVLSMDSVPADSPLRWRALRLPAAWRLLFGGLIAWELATAFLCFLGSFRLLRAWFGTRQEFARAKSWAVAGLTCGLVQWLFFFLILAGEWFQLWRGSLSAALSVAARMFAVTALSLIYLTQEEEGLETTDGSPPKSDG; this comes from the coding sequence GTGTCTTCCTCACTCCTAGTCCTCCGAGCTTCCCGGACGATCCTTACGCTTCTGGTGGGAGCCTACTTCCTCTTAGCCGGGATCGACAACATGCTCGACCCCTCGGCCAACTGGCCCTATCTCGTCCATGTCCTTTCCATGGACAGCGTTCCGGCCGACTCTCCGTTGCGCTGGCGCGCGTTGCGACTGCCCGCTGCGTGGCGGCTTCTCTTCGGCGGGCTGATCGCCTGGGAACTTGCCACCGCTTTTCTCTGCTTCCTCGGGAGCTTCCGGCTGCTCCGCGCATGGTTCGGCACCCGGCAGGAGTTTGCGCGGGCGAAAAGTTGGGCGGTCGCGGGCCTCACCTGCGGCCTGGTGCAGTGGCTTTTCTTCTTTCTGATCCTGGCCGGGGAATGGTTCCAGCTCTGGCGAGGATCGCTTTCCGCAGCGCTCTCCGTCGCAGCCCGGATGTTCGCCGTCACCGCCCTCTCCTTGATCTACTTAACCCAAGAAGAGGAAGGACTCGAGACTACGGATGGATCGCCGCCGAAAAGCGACGGCTGA
- a CDS encoding bifunctional riboflavin kinase/FAD synthetase, which yields MEEANQEILLGSLFETGPRPGIRHITIGSFDGVHRGHQEVLSRLLALPPGPKACGVVTFEPHPLTVICPERSPPRLTTPAQKVRLLAASGAALVFVVRFDRKLSELSPEAFFEWVVRIFPHLQTVVVGQDFRFGRDAAGDVGRLREIGTRMDFAVRIVPPLLDNGSRVASSRIRQAIRERRFDDAERWLGRSYAVVGQVAPGEGIGRRIGTPTANLTDIAQLLPPEGVYACRARIPEEFPAVANYGRRPTLGSGSSPRLEVHLLGFAGDLDRREIEVSHWHFLREEKRFASLEELRAQIAADVVEARNHFALAR from the coding sequence ATGGAGGAAGCGAATCAAGAGATTCTGCTCGGATCGCTCTTCGAAACCGGGCCCCGACCCGGGATCCGTCACATCACGATCGGCTCCTTCGACGGCGTCCACCGGGGTCACCAAGAGGTCCTTAGCCGGCTCCTCGCCCTCCCTCCGGGCCCGAAAGCCTGTGGAGTGGTCACCTTCGAACCCCATCCGCTGACGGTGATCTGCCCCGAACGGTCTCCTCCTCGGCTCACGACCCCTGCGCAAAAAGTCCGCCTGCTCGCCGCCTCCGGTGCGGCCTTGGTGTTCGTAGTCCGCTTCGACCGGAAGCTCTCCGAACTGTCACCCGAGGCGTTTTTCGAATGGGTGGTGCGGATCTTTCCCCACCTGCAGACCGTGGTCGTCGGGCAGGATTTCCGCTTCGGCCGCGACGCAGCAGGAGACGTGGGACGCCTGCGGGAGATCGGCACGAGGATGGATTTTGCGGTGAGAATCGTTCCTCCCCTGCTCGACAACGGGAGCCGAGTGGCGAGCAGCCGGATCCGCCAGGCGATCCGGGAGAGAAGATTCGACGATGCCGAGCGTTGGCTGGGACGCAGCTACGCGGTGGTCGGCCAGGTGGCTCCGGGAGAGGGCATCGGTCGCCGGATCGGAACCCCCACCGCTAATCTCACGGATATCGCCCAGCTCCTCCCGCCCGAGGGGGTCTACGCCTGCCGGGCCCGGATCCCCGAGGAGTTCCCCGCGGTAGCCAACTACGGCCGGCGCCCCACACTCGGCAGCGGATCATCTCCTCGGCTCGAGGTCCATCTGCTTGGCTTCGCCGGAGATCTCGACCGCAGGGAAATCGAAGTCTCCCATTGGCACTTCTTAAGAGAGGAAAAACGTTTTGCGTCTCTCGAGGAGCTTCGTGCGCAGATCGCGGCTGACGTGGTGGAAGCCCGCAACCATTTCGCGCTAGCCCGCTGA
- the truB gene encoding tRNA pseudouridine(55) synthase TruB produces the protein MDIDGVLLLDKPKGCTSHDMVDFLRRRFGLRKVGHCGTLDPLATGLLVLVLGKATRIQDLLMAEDKTYRGTMRLGQITDTQDADGRILEERPVPSYSLDQLEAVFAKFSGEFLQVPPMVSAIKHHGKPLYKLAREGKVIERPPRAVEVYSYRILEWKPPMLGFEISCRKGFYVRTYCHDIGLALGCGAHLAELRRLQSGNFSVERALSFASLQQMHRAEELLPHVLSLPEVSRIRRQ, from the coding sequence ATGGACATCGACGGCGTTCTTCTTTTAGACAAGCCCAAGGGATGCACGTCCCATGACATGGTCGATTTCCTCCGGCGTCGCTTCGGGCTGCGGAAGGTCGGCCACTGCGGCACCCTCGATCCTCTGGCAACCGGGTTGCTCGTCCTGGTTCTCGGCAAGGCGACGCGCATTCAGGACCTGCTAATGGCCGAAGACAAGACGTATCGCGGGACGATGCGCCTCGGCCAAATCACCGACACCCAAGATGCCGACGGCCGGATCCTCGAAGAGCGTCCGGTCCCCTCGTACTCCCTCGATCAGCTGGAGGCGGTCTTCGCCAAGTTCTCCGGAGAATTTCTCCAGGTGCCTCCCATGGTCTCCGCGATCAAGCATCATGGGAAGCCTCTCTATAAGCTGGCGCGAGAAGGCAAGGTTATCGAACGGCCGCCGCGCGCCGTCGAGGTCTACTCCTATCGCATCCTCGAATGGAAGCCCCCGATGCTCGGCTTCGAGATCTCTTGCCGCAAGGGCTTCTACGTGAGGACCTATTGTCACGACATCGGTCTGGCCCTCGGATGCGGAGCCCATCTGGCCGAGCTACGCCGCCTGCAGTCCGGAAACTTCTCGGTCGAGCGAGCGCTTTCTTTCGCGTCGCTGCAGCAAATGCATCGAGCGGAGGAGCTCCTGCCTCATGTGTTGTCCCTACCCGAAGTTTCGCGCATTCGACGGCAGTAG
- a CDS encoding bifunctional oligoribonuclease/PAP phosphatase NrnA, with the protein MADSLRRLAALFRENESFLIFSHIRPDGDALGSSIGLASILKEMGKKARVLNEEGANETYAYLSATIAVEKTPVDPPPDSPKVIAVDCSTRERLGETFLRWGVPVDANIDHHPDNPGYAAINCIDPGALATAELLARAALDLGLPLGAEAASAFYVGILTDTSSFCFRPIRPETFELAATLIRAGADPETLSWRTFRNFSIHRFSLLREVLNRTRFAADNRIAFYRLTADLYAKTGTSSLEVENFLSYLQLVQTVQVAFMVEENGPRLTRISLRSSPSIDIRPVAARFGGGGHRCAAGARVPLPAEEVERQLLEAIVPRLQPGS; encoded by the coding sequence ATGGCCGATTCGCTGCGCCGCCTCGCCGCCCTCTTCCGGGAAAATGAGAGCTTCCTCATCTTTTCGCATATCCGCCCCGACGGAGACGCGCTCGGAAGCTCGATCGGCTTGGCCTCCATCTTGAAGGAGATGGGAAAGAAGGCGCGCGTGCTCAACGAGGAGGGGGCAAACGAAACGTATGCCTACCTTTCCGCCACGATCGCCGTCGAAAAGACTCCGGTCGACCCTCCGCCCGACTCCCCGAAGGTGATCGCCGTCGACTGCTCGACTCGGGAGCGGCTCGGAGAGACCTTCCTGCGATGGGGTGTCCCCGTGGACGCGAATATCGACCACCATCCCGACAACCCGGGATATGCGGCGATCAACTGCATCGATCCCGGCGCGCTCGCCACCGCGGAGCTCCTCGCCCGCGCGGCTCTGGACCTGGGCCTTCCGCTCGGCGCGGAAGCGGCCTCCGCGTTTTACGTCGGCATCCTGACCGATACCAGCTCCTTCTGCTTCCGGCCGATTCGGCCGGAAACTTTCGAGCTTGCCGCGACATTGATCCGGGCGGGAGCGGACCCCGAAACGCTTTCGTGGCGCACCTTCCGGAACTTCTCCATCCACCGCTTCTCGCTGCTCCGCGAGGTCTTGAATCGGACGCGCTTCGCCGCGGACAATCGGATCGCCTTTTACCGGCTCACGGCCGACCTCTATGCCAAAACGGGAACAAGTTCGCTCGAGGTCGAGAACTTCCTGAGCTATCTTCAACTCGTGCAGACGGTGCAGGTAGCCTTCATGGTCGAGGAGAACGGTCCCCGGCTCACGCGCATCAGTCTCCGATCGTCTCCTTCGATCGACATCCGCCCGGTCGCCGCCCGCTTCGGCGGCGGAGGCCACCGGTGCGCTGCCGGCGCGCGCGTCCCGCTCCCCGCAGAAGAAGTCGAACGGCAGCTTCTTGAGGCGATCGTTCCCCGCCTGCAGCCCGGCTCCTGA